One window from the genome of Cryobacterium sp. GrIS_2_6 encodes:
- the sufU gene encoding Fe-S cluster assembly sulfur transfer protein SufU, which yields MSSSELQQLYQQIILDHAKYRHGASSEPFGVFDADGAPGLHLAESHQVNTTCGDEITVRVGVRAGSGTAAVAAVMDAAGPAPVIEQFVWRGDGCSISMASASVLADTMTGLTVPEAEALVTTFRELLRSRGTIEPDEEVLGDAAAFAGVSKYPARVKCAMLPWVAFEAALMRVAAASATPAAPRT from the coding sequence ATGAGTTCGAGCGAACTGCAACAGCTGTACCAGCAGATCATCCTCGACCACGCCAAGTACCGGCACGGCGCGTCGTCCGAGCCGTTCGGCGTGTTCGACGCCGACGGTGCGCCGGGCCTGCATCTCGCCGAGTCGCACCAGGTGAACACGACCTGCGGCGACGAGATCACGGTTCGCGTCGGCGTTCGCGCCGGCTCTGGTACCGCAGCGGTTGCCGCGGTGATGGATGCCGCCGGCCCTGCTCCCGTGATCGAACAGTTCGTCTGGCGGGGTGACGGCTGCTCGATCTCGATGGCGTCGGCATCCGTGCTCGCGGACACGATGACGGGACTGACCGTCCCCGAGGCAGAGGCGCTCGTCACGACCTTCCGCGAGCTGCTCCGCTCGCGCGGCACGATCGAGCCCGACGAAGAGGTGCTCGGCGACGCCGCGGCCTTCGCCGGGGTGTCCAAGTACCCGGCCAGGGTCAAGTGCGCGATGCTGCCGTGGGTCGCGTTCGAGGCCGCCCTGATGCGGGTCGCCGCGGCATCCGCTACCCCCGCGGCCCCACGCACCTGA
- a CDS encoding SufS family cysteine desulfurase yields MTLSAPSFRRAAAVALTEDEVARIRNDFPILEQRINGHPLNYLDSGATSQNPISVMEAEQEYYEQRNAAVHRGAHTLAFAATEVFEGARETVAAFIGAQPDELVWTSNATEGVNLVAYAISNASLGLGGADAARFRIGAGDEIVVTEMEHHANLIPWQQLALLTGATLRFIPVLDDGTLDLAAAATIVGPRTRLLAFTHASNVVGTINPVAELVELAHRFGALVLLDACQTVPHLTVDVAALDVDFAVFSGHKMLGPTGIGALFGKAELLAGLPPFLTGGSMITTVDMEHAEFLAPPQRFEAGTQRISQAIALAAAVDYLTETGMDRIALREAELGQRLVTGLAEIPGVRVLGPAAGVDRIGLAAFDVAGVHAHDVGQFLDEAGIAVRVGHHCAQPLHRRLGVTASTRASTYLYTTTDEVDQFLAAMHEVAPFFGVKP; encoded by the coding sequence ATGACGCTTTCCGCCCCATCGTTCCGTCGTGCCGCCGCCGTGGCGCTGACCGAGGACGAGGTCGCTCGCATCCGCAACGACTTCCCGATCCTCGAGCAGCGCATCAACGGGCATCCGCTCAACTATCTGGACTCCGGGGCCACCTCGCAGAACCCGATCAGCGTGATGGAAGCCGAGCAGGAGTACTACGAGCAACGCAACGCGGCCGTGCACCGGGGCGCGCACACCCTCGCTTTCGCGGCGACCGAGGTCTTCGAAGGCGCCCGGGAGACCGTGGCCGCCTTCATTGGCGCGCAGCCCGACGAACTCGTCTGGACCTCCAACGCCACCGAGGGCGTCAACCTCGTCGCGTACGCGATCTCCAACGCCTCACTCGGCCTCGGCGGCGCGGATGCTGCCCGGTTCCGCATCGGGGCCGGCGACGAGATCGTCGTGACCGAGATGGAACACCACGCCAACCTCATCCCGTGGCAGCAGCTCGCCCTGCTCACCGGGGCGACCCTGCGCTTCATCCCCGTTCTCGATGACGGCACCCTCGACCTTGCCGCCGCGGCCACAATCGTCGGCCCGCGCACCCGACTGCTCGCGTTCACCCACGCGTCCAACGTCGTCGGCACGATCAACCCCGTGGCCGAGCTCGTCGAGCTCGCCCACCGCTTCGGCGCCCTCGTCCTGCTCGACGCCTGCCAGACAGTGCCGCACCTGACGGTCGACGTCGCCGCGCTCGACGTGGACTTCGCCGTCTTCTCCGGGCACAAGATGCTCGGCCCGACCGGCATCGGAGCGCTCTTCGGCAAGGCGGAGCTGCTCGCCGGGCTGCCGCCGTTCCTGACCGGCGGCTCGATGATCACGACCGTGGACATGGAGCACGCCGAGTTCCTCGCGCCGCCGCAGCGCTTCGAGGCCGGCACCCAGCGCATCTCCCAGGCGATCGCTCTCGCCGCCGCCGTCGATTATCTGACCGAAACCGGCATGGACCGGATCGCCCTCCGTGAGGCCGAACTCGGCCAGCGCCTCGTGACCGGGCTTGCCGAGATCCCCGGCGTGCGGGTGCTCGGCCCGGCCGCCGGCGTCGACCGGATCGGCCTCGCCGCCTTCGACGTCGCCGGGGTACACGCCCACGACGTCGGCCAGTTCCTTGACGAGGCCGGCATCGCCGTGCGGGTCGGCCACCACTGCGCCCAGCCGCTGCACCGCCGCCTCGGTGTCACGGCGTCCACGCGCGCCAGCACCTACCTCTACACGACGACCGACGAGGTCGACCAGTTCCTGGCCGCCATGCACGAGGTCGCCCCCTTCTTTGGAGTGAAGCCATGA